A window of the Cheilinus undulatus linkage group 21, ASM1832078v1, whole genome shotgun sequence genome harbors these coding sequences:
- the LOC121529060 gene encoding cytosolic phospholipase A2 gamma-like, giving the protein MTRLSLPIDRLRVKKLIRLQRNLNSHYQVFLSFTHLGRRMKPRPHMQTGRTSLTVSVIWVWIMVCGAVVIPENVEETTAAAEKSVRPSRSLSPGEQEYISQRKRIVLESLSSLGINCTEDSVPHIALLGSGGGERAAIGLIGSLYQMEKDGLLDPLLYLGGVSGSTWAMASLYSNPQWSVGMDRVMSTLLGPGVELGEAQAWLSKQAEDMENFSLTDIWAVMVSAAIMKQLDLRHLSEEAKRNATNPYPVYCALEKNCFSHGRTEGQWFELTPHEAGFTELGVFVQTSLLGSKFENGELQEEKPEMDMVKLQGLLGSALADEEMFADYIPSWLNAPGARNSAAAEYNHRYQSIQRLIGLTRNTVRHPDSLDELNNLQKLLEDTDKSHREEAARSAGRSSEDPTFFQQMSESLHSKMETWGQGLQEGLFKVQVMYLIQQFLPLVVNWEWGTTNNFLYQYQNSSVPHCLHRNESFHLVDAGFLVNVPFPSFLGDRRDIDLLIVPDYSAGEMFKSLTDARDYAAKVNHPFPEIDNKTIEEDRDFPKGCYVFEGKEKEPTIVFLPLFNRDNCKDAAEVKAQMEEFSTFQRGYSPEKIKSLLEIAKENMRNNKETLLREINKAVLRRRER; this is encoded by the exons ATGACTCGTCTGAGTCTGCCCATCGATCGTCTCCGTGTGAAGAAACTGATCAGACTGCAGAGAAATCTGAACAGCCACTACCAGGTGTTTTTATCCTTTACACACCTTGGCAGAAGGATGAAGCCACGCCCTCACATGCAGACTGGACGCACCAGTTTGACCGTGTCAGTGATCTGGGTCTGGATTATGGTCTGTGGGGCAGTGGTGATACCAGAAAATGTGGAGGAGACGACAGCTGCCGCTGAG AAATCCGTCCGTCCGTCTCGGAGTCTGAGTCCCGGTGAACAGGAGTACATCAGCCAGAGGAAACGGATCGTCCTGGAGTCTCTGAGCAGTCTGGGAATCAACTGTACTGAA GACTCGGTCCCTCACATAGCTCTGCTAGGGTCAGGAGGAGGTGAGAGAGCCGCGATCGGTCTGATAGGCTCTCTCTATCAGATGGAAAAGGACGGCCTGCTGGACCCTCTGCTCTACCTGGGAGGAGTTTCAGGGTCGACGTG ggcCATGGCATCTCTGTACAGCAACCCCCAGTGGAGTGTGGGGATGGACAGAGTCATGTCTACGCTGTTGGGTCCTGGGGTGGAGCTGGGGGAAGCTCAGGCGTGGCTGAGCAAGCAAGCGGAGGATATGGAGAACTTCTCTCTCACTGATATTTGGGCGGTGATGGTCTCTGCTGCAATCATGAAGCAG TTGGATCTGCGGCATCTTTCTGAGGAGGCCAAAAGGAACGCCACCAACCCGTACCCGGTCTACTGCGCCCTGGAGAAAAACTGCTTCTCACACGGCCGAACAGAAG GTCAATGGTTCGAGCTGACTCCTCATGAGGCCGGCTTCACAGAGCTCGGTGTCTTTGTCCAAACGTCTCTGCTGGGCAGCAAGTTTGAAAACGGagagctgcaggaggagaagCCTGAGATGGACATGGTCAAACTCCAAG GTCTTCTTGGTTCTGCTTTGGCTGATGAGGAGATGTTTGCAGACTACATCCCTTCCTGGCTGAATG CGCCCGGTGCCAGAaactctgcagctgcagagtaCAATCATCGTTACCAATCCATTCAGAGACTCATCGGTCTGACCAGAAACACTGTCAGACACCCAGACTCGCTGGATGAACTCAACAACCTGCAGAAGCTTCTGGAAGACACTG ATAAGTCTCACCGTGAAGAGGCTGCTCGGAGCGCTGGGAGGAGTTCGGAGGACCCCACTTTTTTCCAGCAGATGAGTGAGTCGCTGCACAGCAAGATGGAGACGTGGGGCCAGGGCCTGCAGGAAGGACTGTTTAAAGTTCAAG TCATGTATCTCATCCAGCAGTTCCTTCCTCTGGTTGTGAATTGGGAGTGGGGAACCACCAACAACTTCCTCTACCAGTACCAAA ACTCCAGCGTTCCACATTGCCTCCATCGTAACGAAAGTTTCCACCTGGTGGACGCCGGTTTCCTGGTTAACGTGCCATTCCCATCATTTCTGGGGGACAGGAGAGACATCGACCTCCTCATCGTTCCAGATTACAGCGCCGGGGAAATGTTTAAG AGTCTGACTGATGCCAGAGATTATGCAGCCAAGGTGAACCACCCTTTCCCAGAGATCGATAATAAAACCATTGAGGAGGACAGAGACTTTCCAAAGGGCTGCTACGTGTTTGAAGGGAAGGAGAAGGAGCCCACCATCGTTTTCCTGCCGCTCTTCAACAGAGACAACTGCAAAG